From the genome of Deltaproteobacteria bacterium:
CTGGGCCTTTACCCACCGCATCCTGGAATGGAGCGACGGCGCTACGCCCAACATGATCCTCGATGACGGCGGCGATGCCACACTGCTGGTGATCCTGGGGGCCAAGGCGGAGCACAATCCCGCCGTCCTCGATAATCCTCACAGCGAGGAGGAGCAGGTCTTGTTCGGCTCGATCCGCCGCCGGCTCGCTACCCAGCCGGGCTGGTACTCGAAGATCCTGAAGAACATCCGCGGCGTCACCGAGGAGACCACCACCGGCGTGCACCGGCTCTACCGCATGGAGAAGGACGGCGAGCTGCCGTTCCCCGCCATCAACGTCAATGACTCGGTCACCAAGAGCAAGTTCGACAATCTCTATGGCTGCCGCGAATCGCTGGTGGACGGCATCAAGCGGGCCACCGACGTGATGATCGCCGGCAAGATCGCGGTGGTGTGCGGCTACGGCGATGTCGGCAAGGGCTGCGCGCAGTCCCTGCGCGGCCTCGGCGCCACGGTCTGGGTCACTGAGATCGATCCGATCTGCGCGCTGCAAGCGGCGATGGAAGGCTACCGCGTGGTGACGATGGACGAGGCCGCCGCCGCCGGCGACATCTTCGTGACCGCCACCGGCAATTGCCGCGTGATCAGTCACGACCACATGGCCCGGATGAAAAATCAGGCCATCGTTTGCAACATCGGCCACTTCGACAGCGAGATCGATGTCGCCAGCCTTAAGCAATACCGCTGGGAGAACATCAAGCCCCAGGTGGATCACGTGATCTTCCCCGACGACAAGCGCATCATCTTGCTGGCCGAAGGGCGGCTGGTGAACCTCGGCTGCGCCACCGGTCACCCCAGCTTCGTGATGTCCAATTCCTTCACCAACCAGGTGCTGGCGCAGATGGAGCTGTGGCAGCACTCGGGCAAGTACGAGAAGAAGGTCTACGTGCTCCCCAAGCAGCTCGATGAGCAAGTGGCGCGTCTGCACCTGAAACGGATCGGGGCCACCCTGACCCGGCTCAGCGCGGAGCAGGCGGGCTACCTCGGCATCGATCCGCAAGGACCGTACAAGCCCGAGCACTATCGTTACTGAGTCCTGGCGCAACCCGGGGCGGTATGGATGCGCTGCTGGCCGGGCTCAAGGCGGCGGCCGAGCCGACGCGCTTGCGGCTGCTGGCGCTGCTGGCGCGGGGCGAGCTGACGGTGAGCGAGTTGACGCGGGTGCTGCACCAGAGCCAGCCCCGAGTGAGCCGCCACCTCAAGTTGTTATGTGACGCCGGCCTACTCGACCGCTTCCCCGAGGGCTCGTGGGTCTTCTACCGTCTGGCGGAGGAGGGTGAGAGCGCGTACCTGACACGCACGCTGTTGGGCTTGCTGCCCGCAGACGACCCCAAGATCGCGCGGGATCTGGCACAGCTCGACAAGGTGCGGCACGAGCGCAGCGCCCGCGCCGCCGCCTACTTCCGCGACAATGCCGCCTGTTGGGACCGCATCCGCGGCCTCTACGTCGGTGAGGCCGCGGTCGAACGCGCCATGCTGGAGGCCGCCGGCAGCGGCGAACTCGGCGAGCTGGTCGACCTCGGCACCGGTACCGGCCGGGTGCTCGAAGTGTTCGCCGCGCGAGTGCGCCGCGGCATCGGTATCGACCAGAGTCACGAGATGCTCACGATCGCGCGCGCCAAGCTCGACGCCCGCGGCATCACCAACTGCCAGGTGCGCAGCGGCAGCGTCTACAACGCGCCGTTGCCTTCGGCCTCGGCCGACCTGGTCACCATCCATCACGTGCTGCACTTCCTCGACAACCCGGCGGCGGCGTTGAAAGAAGCGGCGCGCTTGCTGCGGCCCGGCGGCCGCTTGCTGTTGGTCGACTTCGCCCCGCACAACCTGGAGTTCCTGCGCACCGAGCACGCCCACCGCCGCCTGGGCTTCGCCGACCAGCAGATGACCCGTTGGTGCAAGGCCGCCGGCCTGGGCGGCCTGAGCGTCCGCCATCTCGAAGCGGCCGGCAGCCACGGCCACGACACGCTGACCGTGTCGCTCTGGACCGCCACGCGCCCGTCATCGGCCCGCAGCGCCGCAGCGCTTGCACGCCTTGGTTCGCCGGCCGCGTGATGCTAGACGGCTGATCTTCCACGCACGCCGGCCGCCGCTCGACCAGGCCGGTGCGCGTCAAGCGGCGGAGGTGACGCAATGAGCGGCCAGCGGGAACAGTGGGATGCGATCGTGATCGGCTCGGGCCTGGGTGGGCTCGCCTGTGCCGCCTATCTGTGCGCGGCGGGCAAGCGCACACTGGTGCTCGAAGCCCACTACGTTGCCGGGGGCAATTCGCAGACCTTTCGCCGCCGCTACCACGGGCGGCAGTACGAATTCGACGTCGGCGTCCACTACATCGGTGAATGCGGCCCAGAAGGCTCGATCACCCGCGTCCTGCGCGGCCTCGGCTTGGCCGAGCGCGTCGCCTTTCGCCCGCTCGATGTCGATGGCTACACCACGCTGATCTTCCCCGACTTCCAATTTCGCATCCCGGTCGGTTGGGATCGCTACCGCGCCCGCTTGCTGGAGACCTTTCCCCGCGAGGCGGAACCTTTGGGCAAGGTGATCGACATCTTTCGCCAGGTGTCCGACAGCGGCCGCCGGCTCTTGGGCGGGGAGACGTCGATGGCCGAGGTCGCCGTGTCGAGCCCGGAGCTGATGAACTGGGGTTTGCGCCCGGTTACCGACCTCTTCGATGAATACAAGCTCTCGCTGCCAGCGCGCGCGGTCTTGCTCGGCGAACAAGGCGACTACGCGGTGCGGCCGTCGCGGACGCCGACGGTGCTGGCCGCCGGCTTGACCGACCACTACATGCGCGGTGCCTTCTATCCCGCCGGCGGCGGACAAGTAATCGCCGCCCGGCTGGTCGAAGCCATTCGGGCCTACGGCGGTGAGGTGCGCACCCGCGCGCGGGTCGGACAAGTGCGTGTCGAAAACGGCCGGGTCGCCGGAGTTACCTTGGCCAAGACCGGCGCCGAGATCGATGCGTCGATCGTGGTCTCGAATGCCGACCTCAAGCGCACGGTGCTGCAGCTGGTCGGCGCGCAGCACTTCTCGCCGGAGATCGTCGAGCGCGTCAACGCCTTCCGCATGTCGTTGCCGCTGTTCGTGGTCTATCTCGGCTTGAACACCGACCTTGCCGCCCAGGGGCTGCGTAACACCAACTATCTGCTCTGGGGCAGCTACGACATCGAGCACATCTACGAGGTGCTCGAAAGCGGCCGCATGCCTGACGAAGACTTCGCCTACGTCACCGTGGCCTCGTTGAAGGACCCTGGCAACCCGCGCCTGGCGCCGCCCGGATACAGTAACGTGCAGATCATGACGCTGGTGCCGAGCGATTACGCGCTCTGGGGCGTCAGCACCGGCCCGGCCGCCGGCGGCTCTTACCACCGCGAGGCGGAATACCGGCGGCGCAAGCACGCGCTGTCCGAGCGGCTGCTCAACACCGCCGAACGAATCGTGCCCGGCCTGCGCGCACACATCGATTGGCGCGAGGCGGCCACGCCGGTGACGCAGGAGCGCTTCACCCTCTCGACCGGCGGCACCTCGTACGGGATCGAGTTCGCCACCGACCAAATGGGGCCGATGCGCCTCGGGCCGGAGACGGAGATAGCCGGGCTTTATCTCGCCGGCGCCAGCACCCCCTCCGGGCACGGCATCGGCCAAGTGCTGCGCGGCGGCGTGCTGACCGCAGCGAGCATCTTGCAGACCAACCTGATGCGCCGTGTGGCCGCGGGCGAAGTGCTCGGTGATCCCGACCGCCTACCCGAACTACGCGGCGATTGGGATCCCTGGCGCGAGAGCCACTAAACGCTCGGCCAGAGCGTCATTGTTTTGCGCATTCGGCCCGTATTGCTACTTCTCGTAGCACCCGAGCGCGCTTGCAACTCCCTAAGCGGGCGTAGCCAAGCCTGATCTGCATCGGCATGTCGCCTGCTGTATGTGCAGGGGCGGCTGCCTATGAGAGGCCGCCAGCGGTTCTCATGCGCTTCATTACACCACGCCCAGCAGCCCTGCGTTCGCAGCGGCTGGACCAGAAAATGCTCCTGCCCGTGTCCGCCGAGACTCGCAAGGCGACGATCGAGAAGAGCCGTTCTCTCCTCGTCGAGCGCCTGCGGGTGGGGATGTGGATCATGATCCTCGGCAACGCTCTGTTCGCTGTCGAGCGGCTCATCCACGTCGGCTTCCGGTTCCAGATCTTGTATCTGCAGATGCTCGATCTTGTGGGCGTCTGTGCAGTTGGGCTCTGGGTGCTGCACTATCGCCAATATCGCGAGCACGCCGTTTTGATCGCTCGGCTGGTTGTCATCCTCTGCGCCATCCAGGCCAGTGGCTCGGCAATTGTGGACCACGACCTATCGACCGTGCCGTTTGCCTACGTGCTCATCGGCGTGGGCGCAGCGGCACTGCTGCCCTGGGGGGTACGCTCGCAGCTGCTGCTGGTGGTGATCTCGATCTGCGCCTTCTTGTGGGCCGTCTTCACTCTGAACGGCAGTCTCACCCTCATCGGGGTGCAATCGGTAACCGCCATGCAGGTCGTCCTTGCGCTCATCGCCTCGATAGCAGTGGCCTACCAGTTCGAGCGCCACCGCGCCCAGATCGACGAGCGCACCATCGAGTTACACGGCTACGCCGAGGTGGTCGAGAATGCCAACGACCTCATCCAGTGCGTCCTGCCCGACGGCGCGCTGGCGTATGTTAACCGAGCCTGGCGTGAAGCGCTGGGTTACGGCACTGGCGAGCTTCCCGCCTTGTCGTTCGGCGACATCCTGCACCCCGGCAGTCGCGCCGCCAGCCTCGACTTGTTCCGCCGCGTCATGGCGGGCGAGAAGATCGGCGCGGTGCGCGCCGCTTTTGTCACCAAGAGCGGCGCCACCATCATGGTCGAAGGCAGCGCCGACTGCGCCTTCGAGCGCGGCAAACCGGTCGCCGTGCGCTGGCTGTTCCGCGATGTCACCCAGCGCGTACGCGCCGAGGTGGAGTTGC
Proteins encoded in this window:
- a CDS encoding adenosylhomocysteinase, with amino-acid sequence MATQIVTQLKPDFHVADLGLAGWGRKEIAIAETEMPGLMALREEYAAQQPLKGARIAGSLHMTIQTAVLIETLAALGAGVRWASCNIFSTQDHAAAAIADRGIPVFAYKGESLEEYWAFTHRILEWSDGATPNMILDDGGDATLLVILGAKAEHNPAVLDNPHSEEEQVLFGSIRRRLATQPGWYSKILKNIRGVTEETTTGVHRLYRMEKDGELPFPAINVNDSVTKSKFDNLYGCRESLVDGIKRATDVMIAGKIAVVCGYGDVGKGCAQSLRGLGATVWVTEIDPICALQAAMEGYRVVTMDEAAAAGDIFVTATGNCRVISHDHMARMKNQAIVCNIGHFDSEIDVASLKQYRWENIKPQVDHVIFPDDKRIILLAEGRLVNLGCATGHPSFVMSNSFTNQVLAQMELWQHSGKYEKKVYVLPKQLDEQVARLHLKRIGATLTRLSAEQAGYLGIDPQGPYKPEHYRY
- a CDS encoding metalloregulator ArsR/SmtB family transcription factor; translation: MDALLAGLKAAAEPTRLRLLALLARGELTVSELTRVLHQSQPRVSRHLKLLCDAGLLDRFPEGSWVFYRLAEEGESAYLTRTLLGLLPADDPKIARDLAQLDKVRHERSARAAAYFRDNAACWDRIRGLYVGEAAVERAMLEAAGSGELGELVDLGTGTGRVLEVFAARVRRGIGIDQSHEMLTIARAKLDARGITNCQVRSGSVYNAPLPSASADLVTIHHVLHFLDNPAAALKEAARLLRPGGRLLLVDFAPHNLEFLRTEHAHRRLGFADQQMTRWCKAAGLGGLSVRHLEAAGSHGHDTLTVSLWTATRPSSARSAAALARLGSPAA
- a CDS encoding NAD(P)/FAD-dependent oxidoreductase, with translation MSGQREQWDAIVIGSGLGGLACAAYLCAAGKRTLVLEAHYVAGGNSQTFRRRYHGRQYEFDVGVHYIGECGPEGSITRVLRGLGLAERVAFRPLDVDGYTTLIFPDFQFRIPVGWDRYRARLLETFPREAEPLGKVIDIFRQVSDSGRRLLGGETSMAEVAVSSPELMNWGLRPVTDLFDEYKLSLPARAVLLGEQGDYAVRPSRTPTVLAAGLTDHYMRGAFYPAGGGQVIAARLVEAIRAYGGEVRTRARVGQVRVENGRVAGVTLAKTGAEIDASIVVSNADLKRTVLQLVGAQHFSPEIVERVNAFRMSLPLFVVYLGLNTDLAAQGLRNTNYLLWGSYDIEHIYEVLESGRMPDEDFAYVTVASLKDPGNPRLAPPGYSNVQIMTLVPSDYALWGVSTGPAAGGSYHREAEYRRRKHALSERLLNTAERIVPGLRAHIDWREAATPVTQERFTLSTGGTSYGIEFATDQMGPMRLGPETEIAGLYLAGASTPSGHGIGQVLRGGVLTAASILQTNLMRRVAAGEVLGDPDRLPELRGDWDPWRESH